A genomic window from Dechloromonas sp. A34 includes:
- a CDS encoding toll/interleukin-1 receptor domain-containing protein — protein sequence MTKVGKVFLSHASCDKPFVDRLAVDLAKHSFPVWYDKLDLRIGESVPGKINDGIADSKYFAIVLSPAAISSKWVTEELNAALMKQVANGGSFLLPILLKDCKIPPLLAHRRYADFRNDYDSALKELLSLWGKDTAACVAADKDAVFPWPDVEMPDAEFVYLHSTRFDKFFRMSCSLSWTVQKTIQYLTDTLSLPWNIELPNVGMKWSFSYRIRLNGKGLPLATTLADAGISVGDVLQIGISGTYQDLYEKELKEMWDGSKIYMMTTEIMQRSEWLKAQVAVRKNMPRDDLKKIADSCFAHV from the coding sequence ATGACGAAGGTTGGAAAAGTATTTTTGTCTCATGCCAGTTGCGACAAACCATTTGTTGATCGCCTGGCAGTTGACCTCGCAAAGCACTCCTTTCCAGTCTGGTACGACAAACTCGACTTGAGAATCGGTGAGAGCGTTCCCGGGAAGATCAATGATGGGATTGCTGACTCTAAATACTTTGCCATTGTTCTGTCCCCGGCTGCTATTAGCTCCAAGTGGGTTACCGAAGAATTGAACGCTGCGCTAATGAAACAGGTCGCAAACGGTGGATCCTTCTTGCTTCCAATCCTGCTGAAGGACTGCAAAATTCCACCCCTCCTTGCTCATAGAAGGTACGCAGACTTCCGAAATGACTATGACTCCGCTCTAAAGGAACTGCTATCCCTTTGGGGAAAAGACACCGCAGCGTGTGTTGCCGCCGACAAAGATGCCGTATTCCCTTGGCCAGACGTCGAAATGCCAGATGCAGAATTTGTCTATCTTCATTCGACTCGGTTTGACAAGTTCTTTCGAATGAGTTGTTCTTTGTCCTGGACTGTACAGAAGACCATTCAATACCTCACTGACACTTTGTCGCTCCCGTGGAACATTGAGCTTCCTAACGTCGGAATGAAGTGGAGCTTTTCTTACAGGATTCGTCTGAACGGCAAGGGGCTTCCTCTGGCGACAACGTTGGCAGATGCCGGCATCTCGGTGGGAGATGTGCTACAAATTGGCATCAGTGGCACCTACCAAGATTTGTATGAGAAAGAACTCAAGGAAATGTGGGACGGATCCAAGATTTACATGATGACCACCGAGATAATGCAGCGGAGCGAATGGCTGAAGGCTCAAGTCGCGGTCAGGAAAAATATGCCCCGTGACGATTTGAAGAAAATTGCTGATTCATGCTTCGCTCACGTCTAG
- a CDS encoding integration host factor subunit alpha, translating to MTLTKADLAEQLVDGVGLNHREAKEMVEGFFKEISDCLEHHEDVKLAGFGVFNTRRKAARPGRNPKTGEETPISARHVVTFHPSGCLKDSVEASPHLSLYEAKAA from the coding sequence ATGACCCTCACAAAAGCAGACCTCGCGGAACAACTCGTCGACGGCGTTGGCCTCAACCACCGTGAGGCCAAGGAGATGGTTGAGGGATTTTTCAAAGAAATCTCGGACTGCCTGGAACATCATGAAGACGTGAAACTGGCCGGCTTCGGCGTATTCAATACTCGTAGGAAAGCTGCACGACCAGGGCGCAATCCCAAGACAGGTGAAGAAACCCCCATTTCCGCTCGTCACGTCGTGACCTTTCACCCCAGTGGTTGCCTCAAAGACTCTGTGGAGGCCAGTCCTCATCTGTCCCTCTACGAAGCGAAAGCTGCCTGA
- the arsS gene encoding arsenosugar biosynthesis radical SAM (seleno)protein ArsS (Some members of this family are selenoproteins.), producing MRDTFPLLVKTDFPALRRRRLDTLQANLGYRCNQSCFHCHVAASPKRTEEMGWETMALLLEFARRHDLETLDLTGGAPELNPNFRRLVTEARAMGLRVIDRCNLTILGEPGFEALADFLAANQVEVTASLPCYLEENVNAQRGDGVFQASIAGLRLLNALGYGLPDSSLVLNLVYNPIGPSLPPDQGKLEQAYKEQLATRHGIVFNHLFVLANMPIKRFGSQLISRNEFHGYMALLKGAYQAANLDGVMCHSLISVGWQGHVHDCDFNQMLGLNLGGAPGGPVHLSELLDADLSGRPIHVADHCYGCTAGQGSSCGGALAHAGSQSAVAVVIGER from the coding sequence ATGCGTGACACTTTTCCCCTGCTGGTCAAGACGGACTTCCCGGCCCTCCGGCGCCGACGGCTCGACACCCTGCAGGCCAACCTCGGGTATCGCTGTAACCAGTCCTGTTTCCACTGCCATGTCGCGGCCAGCCCGAAACGCACCGAGGAAATGGGCTGGGAAACCATGGCCTTGCTCCTCGAATTCGCCCGTCGACACGATCTCGAGACGCTCGACCTGACCGGCGGCGCGCCGGAACTGAATCCGAATTTCCGCCGCCTGGTTACCGAAGCTAGGGCAATGGGGCTGCGTGTCATCGATCGTTGCAACCTGACAATCCTCGGCGAGCCGGGATTTGAGGCGTTGGCTGATTTTCTCGCCGCCAATCAGGTAGAGGTTACTGCGTCGCTGCCGTGCTATCTCGAAGAAAACGTCAACGCCCAGCGTGGCGATGGCGTATTTCAGGCGAGTATCGCGGGTTTGCGCCTGCTCAATGCGCTGGGCTACGGGCTGCCCGACAGCAGTCTGGTCCTGAACCTGGTCTACAACCCTATCGGGCCAAGCTTGCCGCCGGACCAGGGCAAGCTGGAGCAGGCCTACAAGGAACAACTGGCGACCCGGCACGGCATTGTCTTCAATCACTTGTTCGTGCTCGCCAACATGCCGATCAAGCGTTTCGGCAGCCAGCTGATCTCACGCAACGAATTTCACGGTTACATGGCGCTGCTCAAGGGCGCCTACCAGGCGGCCAATCTCGATGGCGTGATGTGTCACTCCCTGATTTCGGTCGGTTGGCAGGGCCACGTCCATGATTGCGACTTCAATCAGATGCTCGGCCTGAATTTGGGCGGCGCGCCAGGCGGGCCGGTGCATCTTTCCGAACTGCTCGATGCCGATCTCAGCGGTCGTCCGATCCACGTCGCCGATCATTGCTACGGTTGTACGGCCGGGCAGGGGAGCAGTTGTGGCGGTGCGCTGGCGCATGCCGGCAGCCAGTCGGCAGTGGCGGTGGTGATCGGCGAACGCTAG
- the msrB gene encoding peptide-methionine (R)-S-oxide reductase MsrB yields MNRRHWIYRVSGLLASMALPVAPAAAAADKFPLSKPRQEWKKLLPPDAYKVLFEEATEPSGSSPLNNEKRAGTFICAACNQPLFASAHKYESGTGWPSFWQPLAGAVGTSTDFKLIYPRTEYHCSRCGGHQGHVFNDGPQPTGKRYCNNGVALKFVVEGAAMPALLT; encoded by the coding sequence ATGAACCGTCGCCACTGGATTTACCGCGTTTCCGGGCTGCTGGCCAGCATGGCCCTGCCCGTGGCGCCGGCTGCCGCCGCAGCCGACAAATTTCCGCTCAGCAAACCACGTCAGGAGTGGAAGAAGCTGCTGCCACCAGATGCCTACAAGGTGCTGTTCGAGGAAGCGACCGAGCCATCCGGCAGCAGTCCGCTGAACAATGAAAAGCGCGCCGGAACCTTCATCTGCGCCGCCTGCAATCAGCCCTTGTTCGCCAGCGCCCACAAGTACGAGAGCGGCACCGGTTGGCCCAGCTTCTGGCAGCCGCTGGCCGGTGCGGTCGGCACCTCGACCGACTTCAAGCTGATCTACCCGCGCACCGAATACCACTGCTCACGCTGTGGCGGGCATCAGGGGCATGTCTTCAACGATGGCCCGCAGCCGACCGGCAAGCGCTATTGCAACAACGGTGTTGCCTTGAAGTTTGTGGTTGAGGGGGCCGCAATGCCGGCGCTGCTGACATGA
- the msrA gene encoding peptide-methionine (S)-S-oxide reductase MsrA gives MKTLHYFKVLLAVAGLAIAGHALSADVSATSDANRATAIFAGGCFWCIESDFEKLKGVSEVESGYTAGKLPNPSYEQVSRGGTGHTEAVRVIYDPKLVSYAALVEYFWRHIDPTVKDRQFCDAGSQYRSGIYWQNEAERQVVERSHQALLNSGRFKVIHTELAPASAFWPAEEYHQDYYKKNPIRYNYYRASCGRDARVAEVWGEKRK, from the coding sequence ATGAAAACCCTTCATTACTTCAAGGTGCTGCTGGCCGTCGCTGGGCTGGCCATTGCCGGCCATGCCCTGTCCGCCGATGTGTCGGCGACCAGCGACGCCAATCGCGCCACGGCGATTTTCGCGGGGGGCTGCTTCTGGTGTATCGAAAGCGATTTCGAAAAACTGAAAGGCGTCAGCGAAGTGGAGTCAGGCTATACCGCCGGCAAGCTGCCGAACCCGAGTTACGAGCAAGTGAGCCGGGGCGGTACCGGCCATACCGAAGCGGTACGGGTGATCTATGACCCGAAGCTCGTCAGTTACGCGGCACTGGTCGAATATTTCTGGCGCCATATCGACCCGACGGTCAAGGATCGGCAATTCTGCGATGCCGGCTCGCAGTACCGGAGCGGCATCTACTGGCAGAACGAGGCCGAACGCCAGGTGGTCGAACGCAGCCACCAGGCCTTGCTGAACAGCGGCCGCTTCAAGGTCATCCACACCGAACTGGCGCCGGCCTCGGCCTTCTGGCCGGCCGAGGAATACCATCAGGACTACTACAAGAAAAACCCGATCCGCTATAACTATTACCGGGCATCCTGTGGCCGGGATGCGCGGGTTGCTGAAGTCTGGGGTGAGAAGCGGAAGTGA
- a CDS encoding FAD-dependent oxidoreductase, which produces MKYRKLALVLLLGVIVAAYFIFDLGQYFNLSTLKASQASIEGFRVEHPVLSVALYFAIYVVVTALSLPGAALLTLAGGAVFGLLWGTLIVSFASTIGATAAFLISRFLLRDWVAERFGQRLAAIDQGVRREGGFYLFTLRLVPAFPFFMINLLLGLTAMPARTFYWVSQVGMLAGTVVYVNAGTQLARLDSLSGILSPALLGSFVLLGIFPLLARKLLEVVRRNKVFAGWRKPARFERNLVVIGAGSAGLVTAYIAAVVKAKVTLVEKHKLGGDCLNTGCVPSKALIRSAKFLSHITRAHEFGIKSARAEFDFADVMQRVQQVITAIEPHDSAARYGELGVDVVLGSAKIVSPWEVEITGEDGSTRRLTTRSIVIAAGARPFVPAIPGIEAVGYLTSDTVWNLRELPERLIVLGGGPIGAELTQAFARLGARVTLVEMAPRLLLREDPEVSELVTRRFRAEGIAVLVDHRAKQFVVDNGEKILIAEHAGQDVRIPFDAVLVAVGRSANLQGYGLEELGITTGRTVETNEFLQTKYPNIYAAGDVAGPFQFTHTAAHQAWYAAVNALFDPLKKFKADYSVIPWATFVEPEVARVGLNEQEAAEQGIACEVTTYGIDDLDRAIADGEAHGFIKVLTVPGKDRILGVTIVGEHAGDLIAEYVLAMKQGIGLNKILGTIHIYPTLAEANKYVAGNWKKAHAPQRLLAWVERLHGWRRG; this is translated from the coding sequence ATGAAATATCGGAAACTGGCGCTAGTGCTTCTGCTGGGCGTCATCGTTGCCGCCTATTTCATCTTCGATCTCGGGCAGTACTTCAACCTGTCGACGCTGAAGGCCAGTCAGGCCAGCATCGAGGGGTTCCGGGTCGAGCATCCGGTACTCAGTGTGGCTCTCTATTTCGCGATCTACGTCGTCGTCACCGCGCTTTCGCTGCCAGGGGCAGCGCTGTTGACGCTGGCCGGCGGCGCTGTCTTCGGCCTGCTCTGGGGCACGCTGATCGTCTCCTTCGCCTCGACCATCGGCGCGACCGCCGCTTTCCTGATTTCCCGTTTCCTGCTCCGCGACTGGGTGGCCGAGCGTTTCGGCCAGCGCCTGGCGGCGATCGATCAAGGCGTCAGGCGGGAAGGGGGCTTCTATCTGTTCACCCTGCGCCTGGTACCGGCCTTCCCGTTTTTCATGATCAACCTGCTGCTCGGGCTGACGGCGATGCCGGCCCGCACCTTCTATTGGGTCAGCCAAGTCGGCATGCTGGCCGGCACGGTGGTCTACGTCAATGCCGGCACCCAGCTGGCGCGGCTCGATTCGCTGTCCGGCATCCTATCGCCGGCACTGCTCGGCTCCTTCGTGCTGCTCGGCATCTTTCCGCTGCTCGCCCGCAAGCTGCTCGAGGTCGTCCGCCGCAACAAGGTGTTTGCCGGTTGGCGAAAGCCGGCGCGCTTCGAGCGCAACCTGGTGGTCATCGGGGCCGGCAGCGCTGGGCTGGTTACCGCTTATATCGCGGCCGTCGTCAAAGCCAAGGTGACCCTGGTCGAGAAACACAAGCTCGGAGGCGACTGTCTGAATACCGGCTGCGTGCCGTCGAAGGCGCTGATCCGTTCGGCGAAGTTCCTCTCTCATATTACCCGCGCCCACGAATTCGGCATCAAGTCGGCACGCGCCGAATTCGATTTTGCTGACGTGATGCAGCGGGTGCAGCAGGTGATCACGGCCATCGAACCGCATGACTCGGCGGCGCGCTACGGCGAGTTGGGGGTCGATGTCGTGCTTGGCAGCGCGAAGATCGTTTCGCCCTGGGAGGTCGAGATCACCGGCGAAGACGGATCGACCCGCCGGCTGACGACGCGCAGCATCGTCATCGCAGCCGGGGCGCGCCCTTTCGTGCCGGCTATCCCCGGGATCGAAGCGGTCGGCTACCTGACCTCGGATACTGTCTGGAATCTGCGTGAATTGCCGGAACGGCTGATCGTGCTCGGCGGCGGGCCGATCGGTGCCGAGCTGACCCAGGCTTTCGCCCGGCTCGGCGCCCGGGTGACTCTAGTCGAGATGGCGCCGCGCCTCCTGCTGCGCGAGGATCCGGAGGTTTCCGAACTGGTCACCCGGCGTTTCCGGGCCGAAGGCATCGCCGTGCTGGTTGACCACCGCGCCAAACAATTCGTCGTCGACAACGGCGAAAAAATTCTGATTGCTGAGCATGCCGGCCAGGATGTGCGCATTCCATTCGATGCCGTGCTGGTCGCCGTCGGCCGCAGTGCCAACCTGCAGGGCTACGGATTGGAGGAGCTGGGCATCACCACCGGGCGCACCGTGGAAACCAACGAGTTTCTGCAGACGAAATATCCCAATATTTACGCCGCCGGCGATGTCGCCGGCCCCTTCCAGTTCACCCACACGGCGGCGCATCAGGCTTGGTACGCCGCGGTCAATGCGCTGTTCGACCCGTTGAAGAAATTCAAGGCCGACTACTCGGTGATCCCCTGGGCGACCTTCGTCGAGCCGGAAGTGGCCCGTGTCGGCCTCAACGAGCAGGAAGCCGCCGAGCAGGGCATCGCCTGCGAGGTGACGACCTACGGCATCGACGACCTCGACCGGGCGATTGCCGATGGTGAGGCCCACGGCTTCATCAAGGTGCTGACCGTGCCCGGCAAGGACCGAATCCTTGGCGTCACCATCGTCGGCGAACATGCCGGCGACCTGATCGCCGAATACGTGCTAGCCATGAAGCAGGGCATTGGCCTGAACAAGATATTGGGCACGATCCACATTTACCCGACCCTGGCCGAAGCCAACAAGTACGTCGCCGGCAACTGGAAGAAGGCGCATGCGCCGCAGCGCCTGCTCGCCTGGGTCGAGCGCTTACATGGCTGGCGTCGGGGCTAG
- a CDS encoding glycosyltransferase yields MSARLSIILPVLNEAEGIVQALERLQEMRRRGAEVIVVDGGSSDETAGFARPLADCVITAARGRGRR; encoded by the coding sequence ATGAGCGCACGCCTTTCGATCATCCTGCCGGTACTGAACGAAGCCGAGGGCATCGTCCAGGCGCTCGAACGCTTGCAGGAGATGCGCCGGCGAGGGGCCGAGGTGATCGTGGTCGACGGCGGGAGCAGCGACGAAACGGCGGGGTTTGCTCGGCCCCTGGCGGATTGCGTCATCACGGCGGCGCGCGGCCGGGGGCGCAGATGA
- a CDS encoding TIGR04283 family arsenosugar biosynthesis glycosyltransferase gives MTAGVAQSTGDILLFLHADTLLPPAAPELVAAAVAGGADWGRFDVRIAGSLRGLGLVAGMMNWRSRLTGIATGDQAIFVSREAFRQVGGFPLIPLMEDIVLSSRLRALRSPACLREKVLTSGRRWERHGLWHTILNMWWLRLRFHFGASPVALAREYGYVPDEH, from the coding sequence ATGACTGCCGGGGTCGCCCAATCCACTGGCGACATCCTGCTCTTTCTGCATGCCGACACGCTGCTGCCGCCCGCTGCGCCGGAACTGGTCGCCGCGGCGGTCGCCGGCGGCGCTGACTGGGGCCGCTTCGATGTCCGGATTGCCGGTTCGCTGCGCGGCCTGGGCCTGGTCGCCGGCATGATGAACTGGCGCTCCCGCCTGACCGGCATCGCCACTGGCGATCAGGCGATCTTCGTGAGCCGCGAAGCCTTTCGGCAGGTGGGCGGCTTTCCGTTGATTCCGCTGATGGAAGACATCGTGCTTTCCAGCCGCCTGCGCGCTCTCAGGTCACCGGCCTGCCTCCGGGAAAAGGTTCTAACCTCGGGCCGGCGATGGGAACGGCACGGGCTGTGGCACACCATCCTGAACATGTGGTGGTTGCGCCTGCGTTTCCATTTCGGCGCCAGTCCGGTGGCACTAGCCCGGGAGTACGGCTATGTCCCCGATGAGCACTGA
- a CDS encoding TIGR04282 family arsenosugar biosynthesis glycosyltransferase, protein MCAGCRSSRICPHPHGRRAHYPGAAGRRPGARMHAAIVDSPALAGTLVIGTDCPLLSPELLRQAAAGLHQHDATVVPADDGGYVLIGLRRAAQQVFERVAWSTAEVMAQTRERLTELNWRWAELSPLWDIDRDADFVRLAELFPELRTLGAG, encoded by the coding sequence GTGTGCGCCGGATGTCGATCATCCCGAATTTGCCCGCATCCGCACGGCCGGCGAGCTCACTATCCGGGCGCAGCCGGCCGGCGACCTGGGGCGCGGATGCATGCCGCCATCGTCGACTCGCCGGCCCTTGCCGGAACCCTGGTGATCGGCACCGATTGCCCGCTGCTCAGCCCGGAATTGCTGCGCCAGGCCGCGGCCGGCCTGCACCAGCACGACGCCACCGTGGTCCCCGCCGACGATGGCGGTTATGTGCTGATCGGCCTGCGCCGGGCGGCGCAGCAGGTGTTTGAACGGGTAGCTTGGAGCACCGCCGAGGTCATGGCTCAGACCCGCGAACGCCTGACCGAACTGAACTGGCGCTGGGCCGAACTCTCACCCCTGTGGGACATCGACCGCGATGCGGATTTCGTGCGGCTCGCCGAGCTTTTCCCCGAGTTGCGAACACTGGGCGCCGGATGA
- a CDS encoding FAD-dependent oxidoreductase: MKHLVLAGGGHAHLHILKALAARRWPDVNVTLVAPHARQIYSGMVPGWMAGHYRIEQCAAPLGPLAWAAGVRFIEDSVSGLDAGQRRVRSAVSGDLSYDALSLDTGAEIDCSCLAATGAQLLPIRPLENFVVGWTRLLESLPTLGRAAIAVVGGGAAGVELALAARYRLTRELGAASVQVTLVTGPQLLPGHGQRIVARVARTLADHGVSVASGYAAGTPNGLQLDDGGRLDADVVIAATGVRPAAWLATSGLGLDGDGFVAVNQGQQSISHREVFAAGDVASRIDAPHAKSGVYAVRAGPVLTANLERMLNGMPLLAYRPQSRSLYLLATGPQEAIMSWGGFVAGGRWAWKWKDWIDRRFMSQYHPGNANRSGEMHESV, encoded by the coding sequence ATGAAACATCTCGTCCTGGCCGGCGGCGGCCATGCCCATCTGCATATCCTAAAGGCACTGGCCGCCCGCCGGTGGCCCGACGTCAACGTCACGCTGGTGGCGCCGCACGCCCGCCAGATTTACTCCGGCATGGTGCCGGGCTGGATGGCCGGCCATTACCGCATCGAGCAGTGTGCCGCGCCGCTTGGGCCGCTAGCCTGGGCCGCCGGGGTGCGCTTCATCGAGGATAGCGTGAGCGGCCTCGATGCCGGGCAACGCAGGGTCAGGTCCGCGGTGTCGGGCGACCTCTCCTACGATGCGCTGTCGCTCGATACCGGAGCGGAAATCGATTGTTCCTGTCTGGCGGCGACGGGCGCCCAATTGCTGCCCATCCGTCCGCTGGAAAATTTTGTCGTCGGCTGGACGCGTCTGCTCGAGTCGCTGCCCACGCTAGGCAGGGCAGCCATTGCCGTGGTCGGTGGCGGCGCGGCCGGCGTCGAACTGGCCCTGGCCGCCCGTTACCGGCTGACCCGGGAGCTGGGTGCGGCCAGTGTTCAGGTGACCCTGGTGACCGGGCCCCAACTGTTGCCTGGGCATGGCCAGCGTATCGTCGCCCGCGTCGCGCGGACCCTGGCCGACCATGGTGTCAGTGTCGCCAGCGGCTATGCCGCCGGCACGCCCAACGGGCTGCAACTCGACGACGGAGGCCGGCTTGACGCCGATGTCGTCATCGCCGCCACCGGTGTCCGGCCCGCCGCCTGGCTGGCAACCTCCGGCCTGGGGCTGGATGGGGACGGCTTTGTCGCCGTCAACCAGGGGCAGCAGAGCATTTCGCATCGGGAAGTCTTCGCGGCGGGCGATGTCGCCTCGCGCATCGATGCGCCACATGCCAAGTCCGGCGTCTATGCCGTGCGCGCCGGGCCGGTGTTGACGGCCAATCTGGAGCGGATGCTGAACGGAATGCCGCTGCTGGCCTATCGGCCGCAAAGCCGCAGCCTCTACTTGCTGGCCACCGGGCCGCAAGAAGCCATCATGTCGTGGGGCGGGTTCGTGGCGGGCGGGCGCTGGGCTTGGAAATGGAAAGACTGGATCGACCGCCGCTTCATGAGCCAGTACCATCCGGGTAATGCCAACCGTTCCGGAGAAATGCATGAGTCCGTCTGA
- a CDS encoding sigma-70 family RNA polymerase sigma factor has translation MTAPDQLLIDDAFLDDIRRDMIKFAHLQLRDAAQAEDAVQEALLAAVSNAKAFSGRSAMKTWVFAILKNKIVDLIRRQVRTTNLSALSAEEQSMEEAYESLFKANAHWSPETRPRDWGNPEEALREKRFWDVFDACLKHLPENTARVFMMREFLEFETNEVCQELSITTSNCNVILHRARNGLRRCLEKNWFSAGEQPC, from the coding sequence ATGACGGCACCCGATCAGCTGTTGATTGACGACGCCTTCCTCGACGACATCCGCCGCGACATGATCAAGTTTGCCCATCTGCAACTGCGCGATGCGGCCCAGGCCGAGGATGCGGTACAGGAGGCGTTGCTCGCTGCAGTCAGCAACGCCAAGGCATTTTCCGGCCGCTCGGCGATGAAGACCTGGGTATTCGCCATCCTGAAGAACAAGATTGTCGACCTGATCCGGCGTCAGGTGCGGACCACCAACCTGTCGGCACTCTCGGCTGAAGAGCAAAGCATGGAAGAAGCCTACGAATCCCTGTTTAAGGCCAACGCCCACTGGAGTCCGGAGACCCGACCCAGGGACTGGGGCAATCCTGAGGAAGCCTTGCGCGAGAAGCGTTTCTGGGACGTCTTCGATGCCTGCCTGAAACATCTGCCGGAAAACACCGCCCGCGTCTTTATGATGCGCGAGTTCCTGGAGTTCGAGACCAACGAGGTCTGCCAGGAATTGAGCATCACGACCAGCAATTGCAACGTGATTCTGCACCGTGCCCGCAACGGCTTGCGGCGCTGTCTGGAAAAGAACTGGTTTTCGGCAGGAGAGCAGCCATGCTGA
- a CDS encoding zf-HC2 domain-containing protein, with protein MLSCKEVTHLLSESQDRPLGMSEKMQLEMHLAICKGCKNFKSQMSFLREACKRYLADHTGEGK; from the coding sequence ATGCTGAGCTGTAAGGAAGTCACCCACTTATTGTCGGAAAGCCAGGATCGGCCGCTCGGCATGTCCGAGAAGATGCAGCTCGAGATGCATCTGGCCATTTGCAAGGGCTGCAAGAATTTCAAGAGCCAGATGAGTTTCCTGCGCGAAGCCTGCAAGCGCTATCTCGCGGACCATACCGGGGAAGGCAAGTAG
- the tadA gene encoding tRNA adenosine(34) deaminase TadA has product MREAISLARAAECLGEVPVGAVVVQNGVIVGRGFNSPIGESDPTAHAEIAALRDAARVLGNYRLPGCELFVTLEPCAMCAGAIMHARISRVIYGARDPKTGVHGSVVDLFGVERLNHHATVDGGVLADECSQMLSQFFADRRKKSQ; this is encoded by the coding sequence ATGCGCGAGGCGATATCGCTGGCGCGGGCTGCCGAATGCTTGGGCGAAGTGCCGGTCGGCGCGGTCGTGGTACAGAACGGAGTCATCGTCGGTCGCGGCTTCAACTCGCCGATCGGCGAGAGCGATCCGACGGCCCATGCCGAGATCGCCGCCCTGCGCGATGCCGCCCGCGTGCTCGGCAACTACCGCCTGCCCGGCTGCGAACTGTTCGTGACGCTGGAACCCTGCGCCATGTGCGCCGGCGCCATCATGCATGCGCGGATCAGCCGCGTCATTTATGGCGCCCGTGACCCGAAGACCGGGGTTCATGGCAGCGTCGTCGACCTGTTTGGAGTCGAACGTCTGAATCACCACGCGACGGTCGATGGCGGCGTGCTGGCCGACGAGTGCAGCCAGATGCTGTCGCAGTTCTTCGCCGACCGCCGCAAGAAGAGCCAATGA
- a CDS encoding L,D-transpeptidase, with protein MKLLISVARQMMTVFDDQGAVLREYPVSTAKAGVGEVSGSYQTPRGRHVIRAKIGARQPENTVFVRRRPTGEIWTPELADAFPGRDWILTRILWLSGCEPGRNRRGCVDTMRRYVYIHGSPPSTEMGVPGSHGCIRMRNADIVELFDQVPCFSEVEITED; from the coding sequence ATGAAGCTGCTGATTTCAGTCGCCCGCCAGATGATGACGGTCTTCGACGATCAGGGGGCTGTCTTGCGCGAATACCCGGTTTCAACCGCCAAGGCCGGTGTCGGCGAAGTCTCCGGCAGTTACCAGACGCCGCGCGGGCGGCACGTCATTCGCGCCAAGATCGGTGCCAGACAGCCGGAGAACACGGTGTTTGTCCGCCGTCGCCCGACCGGCGAAATCTGGACGCCGGAATTGGCCGACGCCTTCCCCGGCCGCGACTGGATACTGACCCGTATCCTCTGGCTGTCCGGCTGTGAGCCAGGCCGTAACCGGCGAGGCTGCGTCGATACCATGCGCCGCTACGTCTATATCCACGGCAGCCCTCCGAGTACGGAGATGGGCGTACCCGGTTCGCATGGCTGCATCCGCATGCGCAATGCGGACATCGTCGAACTGTTCGATCAGGTGCCGTGTTTCAGCGAAGTGGAAATCACCGAAGACTGA
- a CDS encoding NRDE family protein: protein MCLIVVGWRAHPDYPLVVAANRDEFYARPTADAARWPDVPQAIGGRDLEAGGTWLGITESGRFAAVTNVREPGMAKGEISRGALTREFLLSSEPASDYAKNIEPNRYSGFNLLLADGDSLFYCSNRDGEPRPLPPGIYGLSNHLLDSPWPKLVKARQRFGEALQHLPTENTFFDLLADQAIVADESLPQTGVPIEWERLLSAVFVKSENYGTRASTLVWQRADGAIHLHEQSFGPDGRPLQSSVISTSLKHGT, encoded by the coding sequence ATGTGCCTGATCGTCGTCGGCTGGCGAGCCCACCCGGACTATCCGCTGGTGGTCGCCGCCAACCGCGACGAGTTCTACGCGCGGCCAACGGCTGATGCCGCCCGTTGGCCGGATGTCCCCCAGGCCATCGGCGGGCGCGACCTCGAAGCCGGCGGTACCTGGCTGGGCATCACCGAATCGGGGCGCTTCGCCGCCGTGACCAATGTGCGCGAACCCGGGATGGCGAAGGGCGAAATTTCCCGCGGCGCGCTGACCCGCGAATTTCTGCTCTCGAGCGAACCGGCCAGCGATTACGCCAAAAATATCGAGCCCAACCGCTACTCCGGTTTCAACCTGCTGCTCGCCGACGGCGATTCGCTGTTCTATTGCTCCAATCGCGATGGCGAGCCGCGCCCATTGCCGCCGGGCATCTATGGCCTGTCGAACCACCTGCTGGACAGCCCGTGGCCGAAGCTGGTCAAGGCCAGACAACGCTTCGGCGAAGCGCTTCAGCACCTGCCAACCGAAAATACGTTCTTCGATCTACTGGCCGATCAGGCCATCGTGGCCGACGAGAGTCTGCCACAAACCGGTGTCCCGATCGAATGGGAACGCCTGCTGTCGGCTGTCTTCGTCAAGTCGGAGAACTATGGCACACGGGCCTCGACGCTGGTCTGGCAGCGGGCGGACGGGGCCATCCACCTGCATGAACAGAGCTTCGGCCCCGATGGCCGGCCGCTTCAGTCTTCGGTGATTTCCACTTCGCTGAAACACGGCACCTGA